The Stigmatopora argus isolate UIUO_Sarg chromosome 23, RoL_Sarg_1.0, whole genome shotgun sequence genome contains a region encoding:
- the fgd6 gene encoding FYVE, RhoGEF and PH domain-containing protein 6 isoform X2, which yields MYVPHAESSNKSGVMSTGVKKPPLAPKPKLPSVAKACPAPLAPKPGPPSAAPDSARPSPATLKRAKPALAPKPCLLKNHAPSAPRAQSGLSAGRGPEGDPSPPHARNGVVSDDRGPRARRQGRSLEDGTLEAKNGTDERAADGDFAEAGGERPGGEPPRRLGSAGDGSETGDGHETIDDHETIDGYDTIDGASSSAARPHERPSRGDSSVPAPPTKPLPVPRPRKHGRAILVRQDGTEGSPEEIREKDEAPVPPPRQTSLSPGLQRRNLRQSASRSLGLLTRPHPAGEEDAVACVEEREEDGYGDFKRYPVTRSLPKQLKLGCPPPPPHPRRAFSAEDRPPPRKPQRHSLPAPPPPSVCPPPPPPPPPHGPARELPAPPQEKASWRLSFFSRHVPGRSSVPAKSRAPTLGGKQRAQSFSAADLATRADPNNKRGLSLRKLLELRVPVKMLPKLLAKGGREADGERDERPDGCVADYENVPLYEEIPEYMNLPFHNGKLRRSRDDADVYEAQDPYRSVGDDPSDSERTRKGVHSEEEDEATRSWDEEDDSSSTGKEDEGDKQEEDETKRKKVAHIAQEIMSSEKVFVDVLKLLHIDFRDAVAKATRQNGKPAVDDRVLGQVLYYLPQLYQLNKDLLRELEERVAHWSEHQRLADIFVQKGPYLKMYSTYIRRFDNNVALLDEQCRKNQAFAAAVREFETSARCANLALKHYLLKPVQRIPQYQLLLTDYLKNLPRDSEDYEDTEAALGIVKEVANHANDIMKQGDNFQKLMQIQYSLNGHHEIVQPGRVFLKEGTLMKLSRKVMQPRMFFLFNDALMYTTPVQSAQYKLNCVLSLAGMKVSKPSQEAYQNELNIESVERSFILSASSATERDRWLEAIAEAIDDHAKKKISFISSRSQEEADGMPDGSAPLGSKAPIWIPDLRATMCMICTCEFTLTWRRHHCRACGKVVCQACSTNKYYLEYLKNQPARVCDHCFAKLQENSDRRASSSVSPIKSGAFSFSRKQKKIPSALKEVSANTENSSMSGYLSRSKGYKKPWKRLWFVIENKVLYTYAASEDVAALESQPLLGFFLREEKNGPARKLQFKLYHKNTLFYMFKADDVPTAQRWIEVFQEAMILEQ from the exons ATGTACGTTCCTCATGCAGAAAGCAGCAACAAGTCGGGAGTCATGAGCACAG GTGTGAAGAAGCCACCGTTAGCTCCCAAGCCCAAACTTCCCAGCGTGGCCAAAGCCTGCCCCGCGCCCTTGGCCCCCAAACCGGGCCCGCCGAGCGCCGCCCCCGATTCCGCCCGGCCTTCCCCCGCCACCCTCAAGCGGGCCAAGCCGGCTCTGGCCCCCAAGCCCTGCCTCCTAAAAAACCACGCCCCGTCGGCCCCCAGAGCCCAGTCTGGCCTATCTGCGGGGCGGGGTCCCGAGGGCGACCCGTCGCCGCCCCACGCTAGGAATGGCGTGGTATCGGACGACCGCGGACCGCGGGCGCGCCGCCAGGGCCGGAGTTTGGAGGATGGCACGCTCGAGGCGAAGAACGGAACGGACGAAAGGGCGGCCGACGGGGACTTTGCGGAGGCCGGCGGCGAAAGGCCCGGGGGCGAGCCTCCGAGACGCTTGGGGAGTGCGGGCGATGGCTCTGAGACAGGCGACGGCCACGAGACGATCGACGACCACGAGACGATCGACGGCTACGACACGATCGACGGCGCCTCGTCTTCGGCCGCCCGACCTCACGAACGCCCGTCACGCGGCGACTCCTCGGTCCCCGCCCCTCCCACTAAGCCCCTCCCCGTCCCACGCCCTCGCAAACACGGGAGAGCCATTCTGGTGAGGCAGGACGGGACGGAGGGCTCCCCGGAGGAGATCCGGGAAAAGGACGAGGCCCCCGTGCCGCCCCCCCGCCAGACCTCGCTCTCGCCCGGCCTCCAAAGGCGGAACCTGCGCCAGAGCGCCTCGCGCTCGCTCGGCCTGCTCACCCGGCCTCACCCGGCGGGCGAGGAAGACGCGGTGGCGTGCGTGGAGGAACGGGAGGAAGACGGCTACGGCGATTTCAAGCGCTACCCGGTCACGCGCAGCCTTCCCAAGCAGCTGAAGTTGGGCTGCCCACCTCCCCCGCCACACCCCAGGAGGGCCTTCTCCGCCGAGGACCGCCCCCCACCCAGAAAGCCTCAGCGGCACAGCCTCCCCGCCCCGCCTCCGCCCTCCGTCtgcccgccgccaccgccaccgccaccccCTCACGGCCCCGCCAGGGAGTTGCCGGCACCCCCGCAGGAGAAAGCTTCCTGGCGCTTGAGCTTCTTCAGCCGCCACGTGCCCGGCAGGAGCAGCGTACCGGCCAAAAGCCGGGCGCCGACACTGGGGGGCAAGCAGCGGGCGCAGTCCTTCTCGGCCGCCGACCTGGCCACCCGCGCGGACCCCAACAACAAGCGCGGCCTCTCCTTGCGGAAGCTTCTGGAGCTGCGCGTGCCGGTCAAGATGCTGCCCAAGCTGCTGGCCAAGGGAGGCCGCGAGGCAGACGGCGAGCGGGACGAGCGGCCCGACGGCTGCGTGGCCGACTACGAGAACGTCCCTCTCTACGAGGAGATCCCCGAGTACATGAACTTGCCCTTTCACAACGGCAAGCTGCGTCGGTCGCGGGACGACGCCGACGTTTACGAGGCTCAAGACCCCTACCGGAGCGTCGGCGACGACCCCTCGGACAG CGAGCGGACGAGGAAGGGCGTCCACTCCGAGGAAGAGGACGAGGCGACCCGCAGTTGGGACGAGGAGGACGATAGCTCGTCCACCGGCAAAGAGGACGAAGGCGACAAACAG GAGGAGGACGAGACCAAGCGCAAGAAGGTGGCGCACATCGCTCAGGAGATCATGAGCTCGGAGAAAGT CTTTGTGGATGTCCTCAAGCTTCTCCACATA GACTTCAGGGACGCCGTGGCCAAGGCCACGCGTCAGAACGGCAAGCCGGCAGTGGACGATCGCGTCCTCGGCCAGGTCTTGTACTACCTGCCTCAGCTCTACCAGCTCAACAAGGACCTGCTGAGGGAACTGGAGGAGAGGGTGGCACACTG GAGCGAGCACCAGCGCCTGGCGGACATCTTTGTGCAGAAGGGCCCGTACCTGAAGATGTACTCCACCTACATCCGCCGCTTCGACAACAACGTGGCGCTCTTGGACGAGCAGTGCAGGAAAAACCAGGCTTTTGCCGCCGCCGTGCGAGAGTTTGAG ACGAGCGCCAGGTGTGCCAACCTCGCCCTCAAGCATTACCTGTTGAAGCCCGTCCAGAGGATCCCCCAGTACCAGCTGCTGCTCACAG ATTACTTGAAGAATTTGCCCCGGGATTCCGAAGACTACGAGGACACCGAAG CGGCGCTGGGCATCGTCAAGGAAGTGGCCAACCACGCCAACGACATCATGAAACAAGGG GATAACTTTCAAAAGCTGATGCAGATCCAGTACAGTCTGAACGGCCACCACGAGATCGTTCAGCCCGGCAGA GTCTTTCTGAAGGAGGGGACGCTGATGAAGCTCTCCAGGAAGGTCATGCAGCCGCGGATGTTCTTCTTG TTCAACGACGCGCTCATGTACACCACGCCCGTCCAGTCGGCCCAGTACAAGCTCAACTGCGTGCTCTCCCTCGCCGGCATGAAG GTGAGCAAGCCCAGCCAGGAGGCCTACCAGAACGAGCTGAACATCGAGAGCGTGGAGCGCTCCTTCATCCTCTCCGccag CTCGGCGACCGAGCGAGACCGGTGGCTGGAGGCCATCGCCGAGGCCATCGACGACCACGCCAAGAAGAAGATCAGCTTCATTTCCAGCCGCAGCCAAGAGGAG gCCGACGGCATGCCGGACGGCAGCGCCCCGCTGGGCTCCAAGGCCCCCATCTGGATCCCCGACTTGAGGGCCACCATGTGTATGATCTGCACTTGCGAGTTCACCCTCACCTGGCGGCGCCACCACTGTCGCGCCTGCGGGAAG GTGGTGTGCCAGGCCTGCTCCACCAACAAGTACTATTTGGAGTACCTGAAAAACCAACCGGCACGGGTGTGCGACCACTGCTTCGCCAAACTGCAGGAGAACA GCGACCGCCGCGCCTCCTCGTCCGTCTCCCCCATCAAATCCGGAGCCTTCTCCTTCTCCAGGAAACAAAAGAAGATTCCGTCCGCCCTGAAAGAG GTGTCGGCCAACACGGAAAACTCCTCCATGAGCGGCTACTTGAGCCGCTCCAAGGGCTACAAGAAGCCGTGGAAGCGCCTGTGGTTCGTCATCGAGAACAAAGTTTTGTACACGTATGCCGCCAGCGAG GACGTGGCGGCGCTGGAAAGCCAGCCGCTGCTGGGCTTCTTCCTGCGCGAGGAGAAAAACGGGCCGGCGCGCAAGCTGCAGTTCAAGCTGTACCATAAAAACACGCTTTTTTACATGTTCAAAGCTGACGACGTCCCCACCGCGCAGAG GTGGATCGAAGTCTTCCAGGAAGCCATGATCCTGGAACAGTAG
- the fgd6 gene encoding FYVE, RhoGEF and PH domain-containing protein 6 isoform X1, whose protein sequence is MYVPHAESSNKSGVMSTGVKKPPLAPKPKLPSVAKACPAPLAPKPGPPSAAPDSARPSPATLKRAKPALAPKPCLLKNHAPSAPRAQSGLSAGRGPEGDPSPPHARNGVVSDDRGPRARRQGRSLEDGTLEAKNGTDERAADGDFAEAGGERPGGEPPRRLGSAGDGSETGDGHETIDDHETIDGYDTIDGASSSAARPHERPSRGDSSVPAPPTKPLPVPRPRKHGRAILVRQDGTEGSPEEIREKDEAPVPPPRQTSLSPGLQRRNLRQSASRSLGLLTRPHPAGEEDAVACVEEREEDGYGDFKRYPVTRSLPKQLKLGCPPPPPHPRRAFSAEDRPPPRKPQRHSLPAPPPPSVCPPPPPPPPPHGPARELPAPPQEKASWRLSFFSRHVPGRSSVPAKSRAPTLGGKQRAQSFSAADLATRADPNNKRGLSLRKLLELRVPVKMLPKLLAKGGREADGERDERPDGCVADYENVPLYEEIPEYMNLPFHNGKLRRSRDDADVYEAQDPYRSVGDDPSDSERTRKGVHSEEEDEATRSWDEEDDSSSTGKEDEGDKQEEDETKRKKVAHIAQEIMSSEKVFVDVLKLLHIDFRDAVAKATRQNGKPAVDDRVLGQVLYYLPQLYQLNKDLLRELEERVAHWSEHQRLADIFVQKGPYLKMYSTYIRRFDNNVALLDEQCRKNQAFAAAVREFETSARCANLALKHYLLKPVQRIPQYQLLLTDYLKNLPRDSEDYEDTEAALGIVKEVANHANDIMKQGDNFQKLMQIQYSLNGHHEIVQPGRVFLKEGTLMKLSRKVMQPRMFFLFNDALMYTTPVQSAQYKLNCVLSLAGMKVSKPSQEAYQNELNIESVERSFILSASSATERDRWLEAIAEAIDDHAKKKISFISSRSQEEADGMPDGSAPLGSKAPIWIPDLRATMCMICTCEFTLTWRRHHCRACGKVVCQACSTNKYYLEYLKNQPARVCDHCFAKLQENSDRRASSSVSPIKSGAFSFSRKQKKIPSALKEVSANTENSSMSGYLSRSKGYKKPWKRLWFVIENKVLYTYAASEDVAALESQPLLGFFLREEKNGPARKLQFKLYHKNTLFYMFKADDVPTAQRQVSLFLETLECQFHRCVFSLRWIEVFQEAMILEQ, encoded by the exons ATGTACGTTCCTCATGCAGAAAGCAGCAACAAGTCGGGAGTCATGAGCACAG GTGTGAAGAAGCCACCGTTAGCTCCCAAGCCCAAACTTCCCAGCGTGGCCAAAGCCTGCCCCGCGCCCTTGGCCCCCAAACCGGGCCCGCCGAGCGCCGCCCCCGATTCCGCCCGGCCTTCCCCCGCCACCCTCAAGCGGGCCAAGCCGGCTCTGGCCCCCAAGCCCTGCCTCCTAAAAAACCACGCCCCGTCGGCCCCCAGAGCCCAGTCTGGCCTATCTGCGGGGCGGGGTCCCGAGGGCGACCCGTCGCCGCCCCACGCTAGGAATGGCGTGGTATCGGACGACCGCGGACCGCGGGCGCGCCGCCAGGGCCGGAGTTTGGAGGATGGCACGCTCGAGGCGAAGAACGGAACGGACGAAAGGGCGGCCGACGGGGACTTTGCGGAGGCCGGCGGCGAAAGGCCCGGGGGCGAGCCTCCGAGACGCTTGGGGAGTGCGGGCGATGGCTCTGAGACAGGCGACGGCCACGAGACGATCGACGACCACGAGACGATCGACGGCTACGACACGATCGACGGCGCCTCGTCTTCGGCCGCCCGACCTCACGAACGCCCGTCACGCGGCGACTCCTCGGTCCCCGCCCCTCCCACTAAGCCCCTCCCCGTCCCACGCCCTCGCAAACACGGGAGAGCCATTCTGGTGAGGCAGGACGGGACGGAGGGCTCCCCGGAGGAGATCCGGGAAAAGGACGAGGCCCCCGTGCCGCCCCCCCGCCAGACCTCGCTCTCGCCCGGCCTCCAAAGGCGGAACCTGCGCCAGAGCGCCTCGCGCTCGCTCGGCCTGCTCACCCGGCCTCACCCGGCGGGCGAGGAAGACGCGGTGGCGTGCGTGGAGGAACGGGAGGAAGACGGCTACGGCGATTTCAAGCGCTACCCGGTCACGCGCAGCCTTCCCAAGCAGCTGAAGTTGGGCTGCCCACCTCCCCCGCCACACCCCAGGAGGGCCTTCTCCGCCGAGGACCGCCCCCCACCCAGAAAGCCTCAGCGGCACAGCCTCCCCGCCCCGCCTCCGCCCTCCGTCtgcccgccgccaccgccaccgccaccccCTCACGGCCCCGCCAGGGAGTTGCCGGCACCCCCGCAGGAGAAAGCTTCCTGGCGCTTGAGCTTCTTCAGCCGCCACGTGCCCGGCAGGAGCAGCGTACCGGCCAAAAGCCGGGCGCCGACACTGGGGGGCAAGCAGCGGGCGCAGTCCTTCTCGGCCGCCGACCTGGCCACCCGCGCGGACCCCAACAACAAGCGCGGCCTCTCCTTGCGGAAGCTTCTGGAGCTGCGCGTGCCGGTCAAGATGCTGCCCAAGCTGCTGGCCAAGGGAGGCCGCGAGGCAGACGGCGAGCGGGACGAGCGGCCCGACGGCTGCGTGGCCGACTACGAGAACGTCCCTCTCTACGAGGAGATCCCCGAGTACATGAACTTGCCCTTTCACAACGGCAAGCTGCGTCGGTCGCGGGACGACGCCGACGTTTACGAGGCTCAAGACCCCTACCGGAGCGTCGGCGACGACCCCTCGGACAG CGAGCGGACGAGGAAGGGCGTCCACTCCGAGGAAGAGGACGAGGCGACCCGCAGTTGGGACGAGGAGGACGATAGCTCGTCCACCGGCAAAGAGGACGAAGGCGACAAACAG GAGGAGGACGAGACCAAGCGCAAGAAGGTGGCGCACATCGCTCAGGAGATCATGAGCTCGGAGAAAGT CTTTGTGGATGTCCTCAAGCTTCTCCACATA GACTTCAGGGACGCCGTGGCCAAGGCCACGCGTCAGAACGGCAAGCCGGCAGTGGACGATCGCGTCCTCGGCCAGGTCTTGTACTACCTGCCTCAGCTCTACCAGCTCAACAAGGACCTGCTGAGGGAACTGGAGGAGAGGGTGGCACACTG GAGCGAGCACCAGCGCCTGGCGGACATCTTTGTGCAGAAGGGCCCGTACCTGAAGATGTACTCCACCTACATCCGCCGCTTCGACAACAACGTGGCGCTCTTGGACGAGCAGTGCAGGAAAAACCAGGCTTTTGCCGCCGCCGTGCGAGAGTTTGAG ACGAGCGCCAGGTGTGCCAACCTCGCCCTCAAGCATTACCTGTTGAAGCCCGTCCAGAGGATCCCCCAGTACCAGCTGCTGCTCACAG ATTACTTGAAGAATTTGCCCCGGGATTCCGAAGACTACGAGGACACCGAAG CGGCGCTGGGCATCGTCAAGGAAGTGGCCAACCACGCCAACGACATCATGAAACAAGGG GATAACTTTCAAAAGCTGATGCAGATCCAGTACAGTCTGAACGGCCACCACGAGATCGTTCAGCCCGGCAGA GTCTTTCTGAAGGAGGGGACGCTGATGAAGCTCTCCAGGAAGGTCATGCAGCCGCGGATGTTCTTCTTG TTCAACGACGCGCTCATGTACACCACGCCCGTCCAGTCGGCCCAGTACAAGCTCAACTGCGTGCTCTCCCTCGCCGGCATGAAG GTGAGCAAGCCCAGCCAGGAGGCCTACCAGAACGAGCTGAACATCGAGAGCGTGGAGCGCTCCTTCATCCTCTCCGccag CTCGGCGACCGAGCGAGACCGGTGGCTGGAGGCCATCGCCGAGGCCATCGACGACCACGCCAAGAAGAAGATCAGCTTCATTTCCAGCCGCAGCCAAGAGGAG gCCGACGGCATGCCGGACGGCAGCGCCCCGCTGGGCTCCAAGGCCCCCATCTGGATCCCCGACTTGAGGGCCACCATGTGTATGATCTGCACTTGCGAGTTCACCCTCACCTGGCGGCGCCACCACTGTCGCGCCTGCGGGAAG GTGGTGTGCCAGGCCTGCTCCACCAACAAGTACTATTTGGAGTACCTGAAAAACCAACCGGCACGGGTGTGCGACCACTGCTTCGCCAAACTGCAGGAGAACA GCGACCGCCGCGCCTCCTCGTCCGTCTCCCCCATCAAATCCGGAGCCTTCTCCTTCTCCAGGAAACAAAAGAAGATTCCGTCCGCCCTGAAAGAG GTGTCGGCCAACACGGAAAACTCCTCCATGAGCGGCTACTTGAGCCGCTCCAAGGGCTACAAGAAGCCGTGGAAGCGCCTGTGGTTCGTCATCGAGAACAAAGTTTTGTACACGTATGCCGCCAGCGAG GACGTGGCGGCGCTGGAAAGCCAGCCGCTGCTGGGCTTCTTCCTGCGCGAGGAGAAAAACGGGCCGGCGCGCAAGCTGCAGTTCAAGCTGTACCATAAAAACACGCTTTTTTACATGTTCAAAGCTGACGACGTCCCCACCGCGCAGAGGCAAGTCAGCCTGTTCCTTGAAACGCTTGAATGCCAATTCCACCGGTGTGTCTTTTCCCTCAGGTGGATCGAAGTCTTCCAGGAAGCCATGATCCTGGAACAGTAG
- the ndufa12 gene encoding NADH dehydrogenase [ubiquinone] 1 alpha subcomplex subunit 12, with protein sequence MAEYVNIVRRAVGQIGGHGGVRGFLLQLFRVNDVKTGALIGVDKYGNKYYEDKKHYFFGRHRWVIYTTEMNGKKTLWEVDGSMVPAEWHCWLHCMTENPPTTHPPEPKKFLAEVHQFNVSGTPEQYVPYTTTRKKIHEWVPPKAQ encoded by the exons ATGGCGGAGTACGTCAACATTGTCCGAAGGGCTGTGGGACAAATAGGAGGTCACGGTGGAGTCCGGGGCTTTCTCCTCCAACTCTTCAG GGTAAACGACGTGAAGACGGGAGCCCTGATCGGTGTGGACAAATATGGCAACAAATACTACGAGGACAAGAAGCACTATTTTTTTG GCCGCCATCGCTGGGTCATCTACACCACCGAGATGAATGGGAAGAAGACTTTGTGGGAGGTGGACGGCAGCATGGTGCCCGCAGAATG GCATTGTTGGCTCCACTGCATGACGGAGAACCCCCCCACCACGCACCCGCCCGAACCCAAGAAATTCCTGGCCGAGGTGCACCAGTTCAACGTGAGCGGCACGCCGGAGCAGTACGTGCCCTACACCACCACGCGCAAGAAGATCCACGAGTGGGTGCCCCCCAAAGCCCAGTAA